From the Theileria parva strain Muguga chromosome 3 map unlocalized ctg_531, whole genome shotgun sequence genome, one window contains:
- a CDS encoding MAC/Perforin domain protein, producing MVINIVGLISTFLYINTIFAQKLNPFIYNNQDNSLKLYGLEYLGLGYNIKESSPFGNDEDDPIDLAYKEPVISFENATSLVGKGAEINLPLGVWIRNESLCYRTSSVIKSEGEKVDSRIFTEDIKINMVNYEHKLENKSLNKLLTKNNLSIKKINCSIHTSGMIISYQWKLKKSISILLNDIQNKLVKDSGHTSNSNPQKNQKNIEKDWYNIFNTYGTHVLTKITLGGKIIEINAVEGGQNITENTSIFGSKLDINFFKMSLNSNSKDKLHDLDKNKSEKIIILGGNAMTTDRKTTNNNGEINYDKKLDKQKWVETIKYNPVPIKFELTPLSYFIYQNFSDENLVNSFHYFLKQYLN from the exons ATGGTAATAAACATAGTAGGACTCATTTCAACATTCTTATACATTAACACCATTTTTGCCCAAAAGTTAAATCcttttatttataacaaTCAAGATAACTCCCTTAAACTTTACGGATTAG AATATTTGGGACTTGGTTATAACATAAAAGAATCTTCGCCTTTTGGaaatgatgaagatgaCCCAATTGACTTGGCCTACAAAGAACCCGTTATTTCATTTGAGAACGCTACCAGTTTAGTTGGAAAAGGAGCCGAAATCAATTTACCACTTGGCGTATGGATCCGAAATGAATCACTCTGTTATAGAACTTCTTCG GTGATAAAGTCAGAAGGTGAAAAGGTTGACTCTAGGATATTTACCGAGGATATAAAGATAAATATGGTAAATTATGAACATAAACTCGAAAATAAGAGCTtgaacaaattattaacaaaaaataacctaagtattaaaaaaattaactgCTCAATACATACCAGTGGAATGATTATCTCATATCAGTG GAAACttaaaaaatcaatttcAATACTTTTGAATGACATACAAAATAAGCTGGTCAAAGACTCTGGACACACATCGAATAGTAATCCAcaaaaaaatcaaaaaaataTCGAGAAAGATTGGtacaatatatttaatacttATGGTACTCATGTGTTGACGAAGATAACATTAGGGGGTAAGATAATAGAGATAAATGCCGTCGAAGGAGGTCAAAATATCACCGAAAATACTAGCATATTCGGAAGTAAACTCGATATAAACTTTTTTAAGATGAGCTTAAATTCTAATTCTAAAGACAAGTTGCACGATTTGGACAAAAATAAGAGcgaaaaaattatcattttagGAGGTAACGCCATGACTACGGATAGAAAAACgactaataataatggagaaataaattatgacaAAAAATTGGATAAACAAAAATGGGTTGAAACGATTAAGTATAATCCTGTGccaattaaatttgaactGACTCCACTCTcgtattttatttatcaaaatttttcCGATGAAAATTTAGTCAACtcatttcattattttcttaAACAGTATTTGAATTAA